Sequence from the Bacillus thuringiensis genome:
GCTTGTTCCGGGAAAAGTAGGAATGGTATCTGGATTAATTGTAGGGCTTGCGTTTGGACTCGGAGCTTTAGGATCTGTAGTCCTTGGGAAATTGGCGGACATATATAGTCTACAATTCATTATGCTACTATGTAGTTGTCTACCATTAATTGGACTTACTTCATGGTTATTACCAAGTGATAAGAAAACGATAGAATAGGGGATGCACTATGAAATTATGTGAAAACGTAACAGAATTAATAGGAGATACACCTGTCGTCCGATTATCTAAATTTATTCCAGAAGATGCAGCAGATGTGTATGTAAAACTAGAAATGTTTAATCCATCACGCAGTGTGAAAGACCGTGCTGCCTATAATTTACTTCAAGTTGCAGAAGAGAATGGTCTTATCAAACCAGGAGATACAATTATTGAACCGACAAGCGGAAATACAGGAATAGGCTTAGCGATGAATGCAGCCGCAAAAGGATATAAAGCGGTTTTAATTATGCCAGACAATATGTCAAAAGAGCGTATAAATTTATTGAAAGCATACGGAGCAGAAGTAGTTTTAACACCAGCAGAACAAAGAATGCCAGGAGCAATTGCGAAGGCGTTAGAACTGCAAAAGCAAATACCGAATAGTTTTATTCCGCAACAATTTGAAAATCCAGCAAACCCGAATATTCATCGTTATACGACTGCACTTGAAATTTATGATCAAATGGATGGCGAGCTTGATGCTTTTGTAGCGACAGCGGGAACAGGTGGAACTATTACAGGGACTGGGGAAACGTTAAAAGAGAAACTGCCAAACTTATATATTGCAGTAGTAGAACCGAAAGGATCTCCCGTTTTATCAGGCGGTGTTCCAGGTCCTCATAAACTAGTAGGAACAAGTCCAGGGTTTATCCCGAAAAACTTAAATACAGAAGTGTATAACGAAATTATTCAAATTGCGGACGAAGAGGCTTTAACGACAATGAGAAACTTAGCAAGACAAGAGGGGTTATTAGTTGGACCATCTTCTGGAGCTTCTGTTTACGCAGCGATTATGATAGCGAAACGATTAGGCGCTGGTAAAAAAGTTTTATGTATTGCACCTGATACAGGTGAGCGTTATTTGAGTATGGGATTATTTGAATGAAAATGATAGAAACCCCTTAATGGTAAAATAGAGCTATTAAGGGGTTTGTTGTAGGTTATTAAGAGAGGAGAAACAAAGTGAAACTATTAAAACCAACACATGAATATAGTGAACAAAT
This genomic interval carries:
- the cysK gene encoding cysteine synthase A encodes the protein MKLCENVTELIGDTPVVRLSKFIPEDAADVYVKLEMFNPSRSVKDRAAYNLLQVAEENGLIKPGDTIIEPTSGNTGIGLAMNAAAKGYKAVLIMPDNMSKERINLLKAYGAEVVLTPAEQRMPGAIAKALELQKQIPNSFIPQQFENPANPNIHRYTTALEIYDQMDGELDAFVATAGTGGTITGTGETLKEKLPNLYIAVVEPKGSPVLSGGVPGPHKLVGTSPGFIPKNLNTEVYNEIIQIADEEALTTMRNLARQEGLLVGPSSGASVYAAIMIAKRLGAGKKVLCIAPDTGERYLSMGLFE